acgacaaggcattgatccatgaaggggaaaggctggcttatgccataataaaatcTACCACTTCTTAAGGGGAAACAGGACTCTTGGTTTGTAATGCTTTCAAGCTATCCATTTTATCCAGTTATCAgtgcatgcattttaaaactgAGACAAGAAAACGtccatttcaaaaaataaataaattaggaacTATAGAATTGCTCTTCCTTTGAAAAAGCGCTGCAAGACTTATATCAGTTGTGGCAAATTCAGCCACAGAGACCACGTCTATGACCAGGTTGTGCTAACCTCATCCATAATCATTAGCAATCATGGATATTGCTAGTCAAGTAGAGCAATGCTGGGCTAGCAGCAAGGGTCCTGCCACCCTTGTTTCATTTCATTACCCAGTTTAATTGCGTTTTATAAAGGTTGCTGTATAGGGGAAAGCCATTACACATAACAAGCACAGTGGAATACCTTTTCTGCCTCGTCTCTGCTTGCACTTACACTCACCCCTGGTGGAATTCATTCTGCTCCTTGTCCCCTGGGGAGGGACTGTCTAACATCCTCAAACTGAGCTGAAGATGAATTTTCAGAAGCAGGGGAGTGCAAGTATCATAATGGAGATGATACACAATTCCTGTACCGACATGCTCCCACCAAAACGTCATAAGAGCCCTTCTGGGTGACAATTTAGTccaggggtgaggaatctgtagcccttcagatgtagTTGGGTgccgactcccatcaacccctgctaGGCTGGCCATGTTccgtttctgttaattggttctcatgggaaacttacagattcttgcttcatacaattaactcaaggcagtgtcaatttactcttggcagaaagccaaggtctgcctggcctggcaacagcgctctgattggttaatgaccagcactgaactctgttatctaggaatgctagcacagttgtttcttgttgggtgttaggagtaggagtgctgcgtatggttggagagagagacagagaggatttattttgctttgctttgtatgcagaaactctgctggttttattttgttttaataaatcctgtaaatagttattctgcgtctagccaactagtcatttccacctcaactagcttctgtgctgtgcaggaaaactctgctacgcctgggctaaagccactagagctatgcctgacacttcaaaattctaagaggccaatgatcaggcatgatgggatGGAGGTTCACAGGTTCTCCTCACCCTTGATCAGCAGTCAACGGGAcacctctgggaagctcacaagagaGGTATGGAAGCAAGGCAGCCCTCCCTATTGCTGCTTCCCAGCAGCTGGCCTTTGGCGTCATACTGTGTGTTCTAATGCCAGTTCTAATGCGAGccaataccagtgtactggaagaagcatagactgccagtgttgaagcaacgattcaacatcagcttcgttggactggtcatgttgtgtggatgcctgatgatcatcttccaaagcaactaatcTACTCcagactttaaaatggaaagcgtaatgctgatggtcaacaaaagagatttaaagactctctcaagggaaatctaaaaaaatgtagtagaaacaccgacaaccgggaaacactggtctgcgagctctccagttggagaacagcttttaccaaaggtgtcatggactttgaagatgcacaaactcaggacgaaagggagaaatgtgctaagaggaaggcacgcttggcaaaccctcactgtgatcaactcccactcggaaacctatgtccccactgtggaaggatgtgtggatccagaattggcctccacagtcacttacggactcactgttaaaagcgtgtttatggaaggcaatcttactcagctataagggatcaccaaagaagaactgTGTCTTcccctctttattattatttaaaggacTTACATACTACTTTTCATCAGAAAAGGTCACATAGCAGTTTACAAAGAACAGCATGGAACAAAAGACAAGAAATTAAACGCAGGATGCAAAACAGAGGCTTAGAGGGCGcctgcaggcttttccaatggtgtCTCAAATATATGCGATGTCACTTAAACATGTGGGGCCTCAGAATGTGACCCCTTTGTAAAAGGGGAGCTGCCCGggttcacacttctctgaactttgcagtgCCGTTCccctgccaagtaatgtgtagaaAAAGGCATAACTAGGGTCAAGTGTGTATAAAGTGAAACTTTCAACAACCATCTGCTCATGCTTGGGATATTTGGGGTCACCCACTGAATGTCATATGCTGTCTACATGCTTCCTTTCTTCTGTGTTTACTGAAATTGTGGTGATCCAGATGTCTACTGCTTTACTTTGAGTTTTATAATGTGCATGCCAGGAACATGGGGAAGTCGCTTAATCTAGTTTTATAtggttttctccctttctccattccttctttctcccttttctgtttttctcttctcttctgctATCTTCTCACtgtctttttttgtgggggggggatgttgtcTCTgttgaaaatacaataaaattttatttaccaaaaatgcatatattagggaagATAACATAcaataaatgcattatattatattcACTTGcaaaatatgtactgtatattaggcaatgttgcatttaaaaatgtgtatatggaaTGCAATTCACACTAAATTCAAAATCAGATGTGGAactaaacttaagattggaacAAATGAGGAACAGAGAAAAACCGAAATTGAGTgatttgcttattattattattttgttgttgtttagttgtttagtagtgttcaactcttcgtgaccccatgaaccagagcacgccaggcactcctgtcttctactgcctcccgcagtttggtcaaactcatgttggtagcttcgagaacactgtccaaccatctcgtcctctgtcgtccccttcttgtccccccaatctttcccagcatccgggtcttttctcttctcatgaggtggccaaagtattggagtctcagcttctggatctgtccttccagtgagcactcagggctgatttccttcagaatggataggtttgatcttcttgcagtccatgggagtctcctccagcacctattATTACTGCAGCTTAAACCTATTGACAGGTTTTGGGGTGCAAGTTCAATCCTCTTATTTGAATCGaaccctgtatatatatatatttgtgtctgTGTCTGTCAGATTGTTAGCCAACGTAGCCATGACCCCAGCTGTAAACTACAACATGAGCTGGAAAGAGAATTCCTCATTTAGCAATGGCACCCCaggcttttcctccctctccccacctcctctgTTTGAAAATAGGCtcacccacaaacaaacaaaaaggagatAATTTTTAGTCTGTTGCAACATCGGGACTCATTTCCCAAGTGACAGAAAGCTGAGCCAAAGGTATCATTATGCTGAGCCATATACCTTGGCAGAGTGTTGACAGCACTGCCTGCAAAGTTCAAGTAGGCACCCATGGGGGGAGGAAGCCATTGTTTCTCTGAGAAGTAAACAACAGATAATGGATACCTTGCCCAAACTCAGGTGAAAGGTAATCATTTCCGCATCCTTTGACTGGCAGACAGATTGCTAGCTTCCATACCCTTTCACAAAAGGAACGGGAGATATAATTAATCTATTTCTTCTTAACCAAAGTTACGCAACTCATcatttcctctctgtgtgtggaaGCCAGCTATTAGGAGGAGGGTTGCACACTCAGGGCACTTCAGACGAGTGTGCAAGCAGCAGACCTTCCCAAAAAGGGCACTCATCCAATGGGACACTCTCTTGCACAGATTCCCTGTTCAAATTGCCCTCCTGGCTTGATATGTTATCAGGGCAGGCCCAGGATGGTCCCACCCTGTCAAAGGCAGCCGTTGCTTTTTCATCGATGGATCTTTCAACCAGCTGGACTAAACTGTTGGATTATGGCACCACCTAGTGCACCATCCTTTCCAACATGGTCGATGTCCATCTTCTGGACCAAGGATGTTTTAGCACAGGCAGGGGGACGAGGGAGAATCCCAGGTTCGGGGAGCAAATGCAGACTTGccagcctctctatctggctctTGGGACCCTCCCCAGGTCTTGTTCCAtaccctctttccccccccaaaaaaaatggggaaggggttTCCTCTGGGTGAAAcacatccttgaactctgatgatgcctccTGCTTGggtggatggaggatagaggtgtGAATGCATGTGCGTAGAAACCAGCCTGCTTTAGAAAGTTACAAATCACATTGAGGCCTCTACCCAGTGTTGCCTCCTGCcctacccaccactggcatgtgacctccagaaagttgcccagaagggaatgtggccttcgaGTTCAAAACGTTTCTCCACCCCAGGCtgtataagaagaagaagaagagtttggatttgatatcccgctttatcactaccctaaggagtctcaaagcagctaacattctcctttcccttcctcccctacaacaaacactctgtgaggtgagtggggctgagagacttcagagaagtctgactagcccaaggtcacccagcagctgcatgtggaggagcagagacgcgaacccggttccccagattacaagtctaccgctctcttttttttcttaccaatgctttttattcaatattcacagggagaggcttagaaatgcagcctcttggagcaatggtgttgctccgagCGAAGCCCCACCCTCTCCGTCTCTCCCATTACGTGTCATCACTACGGTGGCTGAGCTGTGCCTTTTGCCTTTGAGTTCTCTGCTCTCctattttctttatatatatatatatataatttttattaaagattttcctttaaagatacagaaagagaaaaaacatacacagaaaatgaaaaagaagaaaaagaataaacacaTAAAAAATTAATTATTCCTTTGTCAATCACATTCTTTGTAGGGACCTCCTCGGGGCCCCTTTCCCTGCATTTCTTATTATAATTACATTTTAGCAAATTCTAttccattttaatcaccttataaaGAAAAACCTATATAATCTCAAATACTTAACATATTCTTAATTTCCACAGATTATTTAACACCCAATTCTATTCTTAAAATGTaacttttgcatatatttttaaatataatttaaaatctttccactcttcttccgtCGCCTCCTCTCCTCGGtcgcggattcgtccggtcatcttagccatttccataaattctatcatcagtttgtaacccgaggtaccactgtatgttcttcttgctctcttattccgCATGTTAAGCCTGCAAGGTGTTCATATTTTGTCAACTTAAGCTGCCATTCTTCTtgggttgggacctcgctcactttccattttgggtctaataaaacacaggctgcaattgttgcatacataaataatcttttcggacacctggggatttcagcctgagttgcgtgtggagaccctttaacctggcctagaaataaattcagacaggactcaaattttggtttagtttttggcagaatttaggccacaactttattgattacaaaatcaagtgagtggttgcataggctctggttcccaaagctacctagcgtagcgctgactctgggcgcaCCATGAGTCAGCCAGGTCAACACCTGGGAGGGAGGACAGATGACCGTCCGGCCCTGGTCCCCCCAGATATGCCCTGAACTCTGGATCAGGGCACAACCCTgcttggggaagaccaaccaggaGGTCTATgattccttttacaggaatacctgtggatagggttgtctaggaatcctgccacccctatcagcatgaaccagagcctatccgttaaccttacaagttgtgacaatttgctacatggcaggcaaaacccaagtggcaacagccaatcagccaaatgggggaaaTTCCTACCGTGCCCTTGCTCCAAAACAAgcaacacacgacagcatagcaaggtcatgtgcaagccctaaaaatagggagaggtgggtgggtgttctgatgcactgtgaGCCGAGAAAAGGATCTCGAGGGTCACGTGTAGCAGTTAAGTAGTGGTCCCTCTGCCTATTGACTGACATGCccttagcccaattgctcccgtcagagggaccaccaatagggtgccctctcttgcagggaggacccaatttatccccaacagaaaggactctgggggtgtttttcgtggggggggggagtaatttaaaacatttttttcgattcattataaatcatttcccaatacccttttaccttttaacatgtctaccacatatgaaagaacgttccctccacctctttgcacttccagcacttatctgattcagtcttgtaaatcttagcaagcctactcggagttAGAGACaatctatgaatcattttcaaatagttctccgtcaaagaataacatgctgtaaatttcaagtCCACCCCAGGCCTTTGGTCGGATTCAGCAggacttgtgttgttgttgttgttgttcctattgTTGtcatatttatactccaccttatACTTCACCTTTCCCCCTGATAACTTACTTCACAGTGCCTTGGAGTCCTTCCTCCGGTGCTTTGGACTCCACGCATCACAGTCTGAAAGATCCAGCTCCCCAGAGGCAAATCTCCCATTTCTAAGAACCTCCTTGCTCACTCTCTTGGCTGAGTTTCTCTTGTCAGCAAAATTAGGTCAGCAAGCTGTCCGCATTCCTTAGAAGCTGCCTTACTCTGAGTCAGAACTTCGCCTGGGGAATGACACCACCCGCCACCCCATGTTCTTCTTGCTCGGCAGGCGACGCTTCACAGAACTATGATTCCCAGAGCAGATTAACGTACAATACCCCTTCCCAGGGAACAGGGGAATACGGCTCTCCTGgaaattctcagcatccttaataaactgcattttctttggaagaagccatccGTGTTTAAAGGACTTTAAATGTGGCCCTGAAGAAAGTGCCCATCTGTGATCTAAAGGAATGACCATATCTATAGTAACTGTTTTGGATCTTAAGAGACCTATATTAGATCCTTCCTACTgccactagcatgtggcccctgaaaacTTGCCCTGAAGGGAAAGTGGACCTTGGACCGAAGAAGGTTCTACATCCCTGAATGGGGGATCTGCCTCACAAAATGATCTGCAGTAGGAGATTAAGGGGCAGTATAAGCATGCCCTTCTTTCCATCAGCCGGAGGGGGATGCCGCAGAGGCAGGAGTCCCGCCTGTCTGCCTGCCGTCCCCAAACTTCAGGCTCACTTGCAGTCAACTGAGCCTTGCGTCCTGTGTAACTACATGGGGAGCCCGGCTGTTGAAAGAAAACGTTACAAGAGGATTTTGTATCTTTAAACTCTGAccgtgttttaatttattttccccctgCTGCTTCCAATTCTCAGCTTGAGCACTGGGGAATGGGGCCAGCTCAAGCAAAGGGAAGAGGGATATGTTTGGAGGCCAAATCGAGCGCATTTGGGAAGGCCTTGTCAGGCCACTGGTTTCCTAACACCCTGGAGTGGGTTGCTGGCAATGAGATGCTTCGGCCAAACAACAGCTCAACGTTCAGGACCCCAAAGAACTTTGTGCCCTTGTGTGCTGTTTTCCTGtttattctctcccccctctcttcctctcctcctcctctctcttcccccctctccccttccccccctttctcccctcaGGGATTGGAAATACCAGAGCTGATGTCACGAGCAGGCAGAACTCGCCAGAAATAAAATCTTGGATAAACTCACAGGCTCCAGCCAGTCCTTTTCAGTCCCTCTCTTTGCCatctatattctcttcccctccccaacgCCACTTCCCAACAAGATCTCAGCCTGAGCCAACCAACTTCCACAGAAGAagaaacatatattttaaaaaatgcatgaagGCATTTCAAGCAGTTGGTCTTAGAGGGCAGATCCCAGACCAGAAACCAGTTTTCATGTCAGAGTGTATGGACAAGAGTCACCTTGGCTTGTGCCTGGTAGCTGTGGCCCAACAGGTTTGTGGACAGCAGCCTGCTCACAGAGGTGTTGGCTAAGTACTTGAAAGAATCAGGGTACAGCCCCCTGACATAAATCTGCACCAAatctgcatatgctaatttatataacGAGAGAGGTACATATTAAAGCAATGCATGGTTGGAGATCTCATTGGCGATAGGCTTTGCAAAATGCCCAGCAGCTCTGCAAGCAAAGACCACAgcttcaccatacatttaaagccctcttATACCAGTCCTGgctcctccaaagaatcctggaaactatatTTTATTAAAGGGGGGGGATGTTCATTGTtaaggggccaccactgagaaagcctCTCTTGTGCATCCCCGGGAAACCTCTAGATATTAATGGTGGGCTCCCAAGaaggacccctgagctagatcaTTGTATATGGGAATAATTATTTGATTGAAGATGACTTTTTTAGGTAAGTTACACCCATGCTGTTCAGGCTTTGAACAAAAGGGGGTAGGTATCTaatctttccttctctcttcctgctCCTGTTGCTTGCAGCTCTTCAGCCTTGCCAAGCGATGCCTGTTACTGCCGACCAAATGGCATGTGATGGAGGCATAAGCAGGGCATGGCTGATATAAACCCCAGTGTCATCACACATCCTCAGCATGGGAATACATGCGGCCTGGATGATTCAGTTTCTTcaagcgtggtgctgataacaccaaggctaTAGAAAACCCAAACTTTTATTTGGCTGGAAAGTAGCCTATTCTACAAGCGTCctctccatcactctgcccacttctgcctctggccccactgATCACCagcatgtggctcctggaagtatctccatgaaggaatgtggcccttgggctgaaaaaatcTCCTTTCCGGCCTTTGCCAGTGCCTTGAGTGGCGATGGTGGTTTCCTGACAGAAGGAGGAAACTGGCGGTGCAATTCATTTCCTACTCAGACATTAAAGATTCAGCAGCCTCTGTCAGGAAAGGGAAGGTCAGTTGTGAATCTGGGCTCTTAGTAATAATGTTCAGGAACATCTGGGCCAGTGCCAACCCTCCCAGAAGAATATTCTATAAACAAGCCAGCTAGGTCAGCCCCTCAAATTCCCCTCAGGCTACAGCAGCATATTTATTGATGCCGGATTCATTCCTCCACGACGACTGATTTCCATAGTTTCCTCCATCCCCAAGGTACGATCGTCAAATTCAATTCGACGACCAAAACTACACACCTGGTTGCAATATTTCTTCCGTGCACAACTGGGTGGTTTCCATCCTGAGAAGCGTCAAAGCACTACGAATGTGATGCTTTCAAAGCTGGGATAAAATCATAGGCGGAGACTAACCTCGGCCTACAAATAATGCACAGTTTTGAGGGCCCCCTTCACATCCAACAGCATGGGACCCTGTTCCCTGTGATGCAATCCTAAACCCTTGCTGAAACCCCATCCACTTTATTTCCATCTTTCAGGTTGCATGTGCCATTGGTCATCAGGGCAAAAAGGCCAGTGGAAGCTGGAGTCTGTCCAATAATGTCTGAatggccacgggttccccatgcCTGTCTGACACAGCAACAAATTTTCCCTACATAGAAATGCCTCCACCCTTTCCCTTCACCTCCACCCAAGAAAAAACCCTTGAATACAGAGTCAAATAAAGAGCAAAGTTTTCTTGCATGCTGGAAAACCCACGCTCAGCTGTATTTTCTGGGTACCGTATGTTGTGTATAATCCTGAGGGCTTCATTTTGCCCTTCTATCACGGACTGGCAAAACATAAGGACATGTTTAAGTTGCTATGTCTAGTTCTTTGGGGGTGTTTCACTGTTATCCCTGAAGACGGAGTTTGCTCTGAAACACTCGATTGAAGCCATTTGGTCGAGGTGCTTtgagagtggggggtggggaaacactGAGAAGCTAACAAAATAAAAGTGGGCGGTTTTTAGGACCCTGCATACCAGACACTCGCAAAAGAGTCCTGAAACTTCCCAGCATTTTTTCAGAGCCCGTTGCTTATCCATTCAGACCAGAAGCAAAGACATCCAGCCAAGAGTAAGCAGGATCAACTGACGTCCCTTGCgatgggcaaagcagcaatgTGAAGACGACGTCCAGGAGCAAGAAATACGCAAGGAACAAAACTTTCCAGGCTCTCCTGAGTTCTCAAGAGACTCGTtcatcttcctctctccctttctctttctcctccaacaAGCTCAACATGAAGCTTGCGGGAGACCCCCGGAGCACCTTCAAACAAACAGGGAATGGACAGAGTTGAGACCGATTCACCTAAGGAAGAAGAGAAGGCAgcggagaaagagaaaaggcgcAAGCTGCTGCCACAGGCCCTCCAGGCTGCTCCTCCACAACTTCCTCCCGTCAAAAACACCCATCAAGGTCATTGATCCCTTTCATCTTGGCATCACCATGGCACCTCTCAGCTTCTGGGACCTGTGGGCTTTGATGGGCTTTGGGGCTGTCCTGCTGGTCCGGGGGCAACACCCACAAGGCAGCAATGCAGACGCCGGTCGATGGAGGCAGATGATCCAGTGGGAGAACAACGGCAGAGTGTACAGCCTCCTGAACTCAGGCTCCGAGTATGTCCCAGCCAGCCACGCAAGGGCAGACAGCAGCGCAAGGGTCATGCTGGCTGACGCTGCCACCAGCCAAAGCAGCAGAAGGGTCCCGGGGAACACCCGGCGGCAGGCTCCCACCTTGCCAGTCCGGGCAGGATCCGATACCATCCGGGGCCAAACACGGCATCCGTTTGGCTTTGGACAGGTCCCTGACAACTGGCGGGATGGGGCCACCGGGGAAGGTCACTCCAACTCTCCACGTCCGTGGTCGCCCACCGTTCGGCAGCGTCAGGTTGGCTccgcttcctcttcttcctcctttgcaCATTCCTCGTTTGGACAGCTCTACCCGCAGGCCTCTTACCCCCAACCCCAGCCGCCGTTCACCAACCAATATGAGGCCTACGACCCGCAGGCCCCCCGTGCGTATGACGAGAGCTACACCTACTACCGCACAACGGGAACCGGAGGGGGTGCTGTAGCCGCAGCCGCAGCCAGCGCTGGGGTCGTCTACCCTTTCCAGCCCAGGGTGAGATACGAGGAGCATGCCGAGGAGCAGAACCCCTACAGAGCCCAAGGATACTACCCAGTGCAGGAAAGACCCTATGTCCCTGTGCCCCAACAGCCACAGCCCTCGGACGGCTTAGACAGAAGGTACTCGCACAGCCTCTACCATGACACTGGGACTAGCTATGACCAAAGTGTCCAGGACCCTTATGCCCAGAACCAGCAGTCTGCGGGGCAAGGGGTGCCTGTGGCAGACAATTTGCACATCAACTCCGGGTCCCCCGTGAGTGCTGGAACCAGGTATGGAAACGAGCCGTGGGCAGGGCAGTACCCTCCCTTTGGGGAGGTGCCTGCAGAACCCTACGTCCCTCCCCGCAACGTGGAACCTCAGCCACCTTTCCGGCCCTTAGACCCCCATGGGGTGCCTAGGCCTGAGCCCTACCTTCCCATCCGGAACTCTGAGCCTCCCCAACAGATTCCAGACAGCCAAGGTGTTAACCAGGCCCGGGTCAGCGTGGGCAGCGTCTACCGGCCCAATCAGAATGGACGGGGTGAGTCATGGACCCCAGTGATTGGTGGGAGGGGtgctggggaggagaggaagcagtgGGTTGTGGGATGATTCCTTTCTGTAGACCTCTAGGGACGAGGCAGTCCAAGAAAGAACCTTCAGCACCTTGTCGTAGCTTGAATCCCTCCTACTCTTCCTAAGGAGACCAGCTAGGAAATCCCTTATCTTCTAGTGAAGTTGCTTGAGCAATGAGCTGCATAGCTACTTGAGCTGCATATAGCTATAGGGTCTAGGAGAAGAGGTTCTACTTCACACTGGGGCATATTTGTGCCATAGCTTCCTGAAAGTGTGAAACAGTTGTGTTGGTGTCCAGGGCCTTGCACGTCTTCCCCTAGGGAGgctgtgccattgccattatctTACTCATTTGCTGGTGGCTCTTGCCAAGTTAACCTAATTGGCTAGTGGCATTGTTTCTGGAAATCTCTttagatgacaccaaattgggcaaaaacagggatgggaaactgatGGACCTccggatattgttggactacaagttccatcaCCTGTGACAACCAGCCCTGCTGGTTGGAGTaaatggaaactggagtccaacaacacctggaatgcCGCAGGTTCTCTATCCCTGGGCAAAAGCGACTGATAGCTAATTCCTAATCATTTGTATGGGGTTTGCATAGGGGAGAGTTCCACCTAGAaccggcacccccaaacttggccttctagatgttttgggactacaactcccatcatccctagctaacaggaccagtggtcagggatgatgggaattgtagtcccagaacatctgggggCTGAGATTGGGGATGTCTGACCTACAACATCTGCAGACACAAGGAAAACACAGGGTCAGTTTGGGAAACCCGAATATTATGGTTAAGACCAGGGGGAAGA
The Zootoca vivipara chromosome 14, rZooViv1.1, whole genome shotgun sequence DNA segment above includes these coding regions:
- the LOXL1 gene encoding lysyl oxidase homolog 1 — protein: MAPLSFWDLWALMGFGAVLLVRGQHPQGSNADAGRWRQMIQWENNGRVYSLLNSGSEYVPASHARADSSARVMLADAATSQSSRRVPGNTRRQAPTLPVRAGSDTIRGQTRHPFGFGQVPDNWRDGATGEGHSNSPRPWSPTVRQRQVGSASSSSSFAHSSFGQLYPQASYPQPQPPFTNQYEAYDPQAPRAYDESYTYYRTTGTGGGAVAAAAASAGVVYPFQPRVRYEEHAEEQNPYRAQGYYPVQERPYVPVPQQPQPSDGLDRRYSHSLYHDTGTSYDQSVQDPYAQNQQSAGQGVPVADNLHINSGSPVSAGTRYGNEPWAGQYPPFGEVPAEPYVPPRNVEPQPPFRPLDPHGVPRPEPYLPIRNSEPPQQIPDSQGVNQARVSVGSVYRPNQNGRGLPDLVPDPNYVQASTYVQRAHLYSLRCAAEEKCLASTAYTPEATDYDVRVLLRFPQRVKNQGTADFLPNRARHTWEWHSCHQHYHSMDEFSHYDLLDAATGKKVAEGHKASFCLEDTTCDFGNLKRYACTSHTQGLSPGCYDTYNADIDCQWIDITDVQPGNYILKVQVNPKYIVMESDFTNNVVRCNVHYTGRYVATTNCKISQS